From the genome of Oceanispirochaeta sp. M1:
GAATTGTGGAAAGAATTCCTTGAGTCTATCTGCTTTGCCTAAAGGTTTAATTTTTGGATAGAGAAGAACATGAAAATCGCTGTCCTTCATATCTGTAAGTTCAATCCAAGACTTCCCTGATTCTTTCCATTTATCAATTGTCTTGGTAACTATTGGGCGAGATATCTGAAGAGCAGATGCTATTTGACGACGGCTGAGATCCGACTGAATATATAGTCGAATTATTTCTTTTGACTTCTTCACGGTAATCCTCTTCTGCGGCACATTCATCTCCTGAAATCTGTTTTTCAG
Proteins encoded in this window:
- a CDS encoding helix-turn-helix domain-containing protein encodes the protein MKKSKEIIRLYIQSDLSRRQIASALQISRPIVTKTIDKWKESGKSWIELTDMKDSDFHVLLYPKIKPLGKADRLKEFFPQFAKELKKTGVTLQLLWEEYRIDNPDGLKYTQFCYHFQQWK